ATAATATTCAGATAAGTATCAAAAACAAAGTACAGGCCTGAAAAAGATGCAGCTCTGAAAACATAACAGTTTATCTCATGGGAACCATTTCTGGTACTCCTTTAAATTCAGACTTAGGTCAGAACATATCTGACAGCTACCTAGTGCTgtacagaaaacataaaaaaaaagagtgcacAAGTATCCTCTTAATCAGAAACAGCAACAGTATAACTAACAAGCTTTTGGCATTTGCAGTGTTTTGAAGGATGCTATCAGGAAAGGGGAGAGTGGGGAGGACATTCTCATCCATTACTCAGCTACCTGGCAAGCAAGTACTGAGACAtgtgggggaagagaggggttCCTTTTTATTAATCCAGCATCTGTCAAAAGTAGTTAATTCAGTTTGAATGTAATATACATAAACTGAAGCACATAACCTTCCAGTAATCCAAAGCAGATATTTTTATGTAGTAGGAGCAATATggatgattttttaaattattcacaTAGTGAGTAACACTGAAAAAAGCACAAGTCGCCTGCATTCTATGGGATTTGACTTCCAAAGGTGCTTAGCTCTGACAGATTCGCACAGGGAATATGCCAAGGGAAGCTGCAGATGCTCTGTCGTGGTATTCAGGCTTCCAAGCCTTTAAGTAGTAGTTGCACTTAAACCcttgaattttcttctgtattctAATGAACCAAAAATCAACAACCCTATGCGGTCTACTGACCTGTGTGTCTATTGCCATCGCATCCCTACTATTAGAAGAAGCATGTACTatctaaaattttaattttagccAGAATTCATCTTTGACGGTTCATCTTTATTCATTTACAGAGAAAACcaataatactttttttaagcTGTCTTAATGAAGTGTGACTACTGAAATAATCCTGtctatgtattttttcatcttttcaagGATCTGATAACAGACCTAAAAGAGAATCTCTCTCATCACTTCAGAGAAGTCATGGTTGGCTTGATGTATCCACCTGCCTCCTATGATGCCCATGAGCTCTGGCATGCCTTGAAGGTACTTGTCAAATTCAGAATTGTTTAGAGTTGCAGTCACTAATTACAGTACTGAACATAtgttaaattgatttttttgacatttaaatGGTTGATAAACTGCTGGAAGTTAGTACACTGAAATAACATACTACTACATAGTACACTAGGTCATCAGAAATGCAGTGCTATATGAGGTCTATTCATTGGTATGCTAAAACCAGCATAAATAATATCCTTGTCATGTAACAAATACAACCCATTTAACACCTATGGTAAACTCAGTAAATGAATAAGTATTCATACAGGGAAATGTAAGGCCCTGATCGTGCAAGCATTTATGTGTGTTACGAACAAAATTCATTTGAACAGCCAGTGCCATGCACTAAGCCTCCACCTCTGCAAAGACCAGTACTTCCTTAGCAGAACATGTCTTTACATAAACACTTGCAAATTACTCTGTGACAAAGCAATCATCACTCCACTCAAACTGAACCGATTgcacattttgaagaaaatatttccttttcttcccaggaTCTGAGCCTGTGGTCCTTAAACAACTGaagttttgaaacaaacaaaaatattttttcaaagatCATGTAATTAAATGGTGAAATTCATTCCTGCAGGGCATTGTGGAGGCCAAAAGCACAAATCAGTTCATAAAAGACTTCAGTACATTCTTAGAAAACAGTTCCACTGTTCACTATTGAAAATAATAATCCTTAGCAAATTCCTTCTCAGGAAATTCCTAAATTGCCAATTCCTGGAAAATGGGAAGGCATATCAGAGGTCaacactgttttccttttctttccacgAATAGTTGCTACTGTCCACTATCACAAATAAGACACAGATTATACGACTCCGAGCAAGGTTATGTGTCTTACATATTTTGagaataccttaaaaaaaaaaaattaacagttttttcttgtccttctgACACTTAAACCAATGCACTTTTTAGAACTAGTGATACATTTTTAGTTGCAGTTGGCATTAAAAGGATTGTGAAATATCATTGGTAGCACTGGAAGCATGacttttataaaaattattgaCAAGATTGCCaaagttatattttttctaaatgtggCTCAAGTTAAACTTTCTTATAGTATTCTATCTTGATCTGGATTCATATGGCCAAAGTAAAAAACAGGCCATACATGTCTCCAGGGTCAAACTCAATGTCTTATTCTCCCATTATCCCAAATGCAGAATACTCACCAACACTATACACATGCATATTAAAAGCAGCATATGCAGTGTATCTTATGTCAATTCAAgtttataaaattaattcaaatcCAGTGGGAAAATACAGTGATTTGCAGCACTGCATGCATGGCTATGAGGCTTCCTTTAAATACCAAGTTCTATAATAGACATTACAGACTGTAACATtcctaaataaattaaaaaaaaaataaatagaggcACAAAATAATAGTTGTGCTCATATCTACTTCAGGTTGCCTGAACACTTGCTGGGGATGTATGCTCAATCTTTGCATCTGATTTCTTTCAGCAAATCCTGAATTCTTACTAAAGCTCTAAAATTCTTGCCATTATGTTTCTGTCAACACTAGTAATGCTCCATTCCCCACTTGTTAATGTACATGCTGAAATTCAAATTAAGTAGGAACATATTTGAAATACAGGGTGCTAGTACTAATTTAAAGTCATTTTCTATTTAAACAGGTAGACTACGCAAAAGTACACTCTGCATTGCTCCAGCAGAGACTGCTATTCTTTTGTTACTTCTGATAAGTGCAGCATTGCTTTCTTCTAAAAGCTGTGGTTTCTACTAACAACATCTTTTCATATTTACTTCTTTCCACACAGGGAGTagacacagaagaaaactgtcTAATTGACATATTAGCCTCAAGAACAAATATGGAGATCTTCCAGATGAAAGAAGCCTACTTAATGCGTAATGTTTTTTACAAGGGCACAGTAGCAGTTGTACTATGTGTGCTCTGGATGGATGTATTAGCACACATGAAGGAACTGAACTACAAAAATGACTTCTCAATACTACCTGgttcccttctccctcttctaTAACTTCTATAACTATATACAAAAGGCTGAAGCAAAATGTTTAAAGTTGAAAATACATCATAgtatttttgaaatgtattaCTGCCTATGACATGTGAAACACCTGGAAGCCACATTTGGGCATTCTCAGAAACTTTTGCACTCTTTATTCAAAAAAGTGTCTACGCTGTCTTCCTTCCAAAAGTGTTTACTCAGGCTGGACACTCCACTcacacaacagcagcagtggCGGGGCTGCGCccgtgggtgggtgggtgggtgggtggacaGGTGAGCCGGGGCAGCAGCTGAGGCCCCCCGGCAGGACCTAGACAGACCTGCCAGCCCCATGGCTAGGTCCGTGTAGAACCTGCATGGGTTACTCTGGAATAATCACCATAGAAAATGGAGTAGTATTTGCACCTTATTTATTTATCCTTTGTTTGCTAATCTTAATTAGCACTTTTCAGAGCATGTTCATTTGTGATTTAGATTATATGTTTTTGGTTCAACCTAGAATATaataatgatcttcagcaagATATTGATTCTGAGACTTCTGGTCACTTCAGAGATACGCTCATGAACCTTGCGCAGgtactgtaaaaaaaagtagtatgaCTTACAGTTCTAAAAAATTCATAATAACTTTTGATACTATTTGAGAAGTCTTAAATTTTAAGATGACCGTGGTTAAAGCTAGTTCAATAGGACTACACTTTAAGAGAGGGGGCGAAAGCAGGAGAGGAATAGAACTTGAATTCCTTCATCTACTTTGACTTTGGCTTTGGCTTTCAGATGGAGGCAAAGGTCAACAGACTATTTTATTAAGACCCTAGATATTCAACTGCTGACCCTCTGCTCACTCTCTCTCATCTCAAAAGGAGTCTACTTGCATGTACAAATGagactttcatttttaaagctttgttttctccATTGTTAGAATATATGGCTCATAATCCAGTCTAGGCATTATGCAAAAAATGGAGATTTATCCATATTTGACTATGAAAGGAAGTATTAAATAGTTCTCTGTTTTAAACTTTATGTTCTTTGTGCTGCTGCATATGCTAAATCACAATATGTTTGCAAGCAGGCAAATGAATTATCACCATCACACACCAACTTTTGCAGTTTTACCAATTTGTACTTTTATGCAACAAAGTTGGTCATCCTTGTCAGATCATGAGTTCCCATTCTCATTGTAGTCACTGTGCTTATTATCTTAAAAATCTTTTGTAAACCAGAataacaaataatgaaaaaaggaCTGCCAGGAGATAACAGCATACATAAGgtatatctgtatttttacatATGTTTGTCTGGTGAAAAAGTACTTACTAAGATTTAAAATAGCAGCAGGCTTCACTGAGTTACAGAGATAAAGAGCAGATGTTTCAAATGTAGAAGCTataacaggaaatatttttttctaacgTTGGGTGGTTTTTCCCCCTAATAATGAAAATTCTTCCTTGATTAAAAATGAAGAGCTACAGGTTAAGCAACCTTACTTCTCATCTTTATTAAAACAATAGTACACATTTTACTTGCCAAaagaacaaatttaaaataaattatctgaGACATTATTAGTCCTTATTTTCTTAAACCACAGATATTGATAGAGAGGCCTGAAATCAGAAACTTCTTAGCTAACAAGATCTAACTGCTATTTTTCTCAAGATAAAGAAGAGTTGCAGGGAGTTCCAACTTTACTCAGTTATACTGTATACTTTGAAGACTGTTAGTTGAATCATCCATGTTTGGATATGATCTTATATTAAAACTCAgtgatatttctttaaaatatatccTTTCTAGTTCTAGTACCATGCAACTTACAGAAGATTATTCTATAGCAACATTTCCAATGCATCCTTTAATGCTTTTTTCAGACAttctttgctttgatttctATTAAATCTTGGGATTGATGACACACACATCTGACTACAGATAGAAGTAAATGTGCTTCACATATGGAGAGCAAACTATTCAATTGCCATAGTGTGGTATTTACACAGGTCCACACTGAGGCACATTAGAAGTTATAGGTTATAGTCCTTCCTAAATAAATTAACAGAGTTATAAATTCAGGCTAACTAACATTCTAGTATGAgacaaacagatttttattctaATTCTCTTTTTTAGGCATTAATTGAATTATGATCATTTtctccaatttaaaaaataactataCATATTGTGGGATTCTCCAGCAAAACTATGCCAAGAGCAGTCACTGTTAAATGTTACTGGGGAAAGTGGGTGTTTGACTCATGTAGAGTATTACTTAACTTATTTTATTGTTcgtttgtctttctttttttcctgtgttttctcaTGTATGTAACTTTATGCAGTCATTCCAGCATAATTTCCTTCAAGTAATTTATCTTGTTACTAGGAATTCCACTGTGTGAAATTCttacaatttaattaaaatataaattaacatttttaacagGAAGGAGCTACAAATCAGTCATGCTACAAGTTGACAGCCAATACTTAATGTTAATCCTCCCTTTCACATATAGGGTAAAATGACTGTAAATTTTAATCTAAATTGCTTCAAACACATATCATTAAGGCAGTGATTACATGCAGCTTGAGATTGCTGAGGGTTCTGCAACCAAGGCTGATTTGTATCCTTACAAGACAATTATAGTTAAAAAAGCAATTCCAAAAGTTGCgtgctcttctctttttctaacTATATAATTCAGATCATAGCGTGTTTACTAAGGCATATCAGCTTGATTTGTGTAACCGAAAAACTATTAAATGTATGGGAAAATTAAGTATTCTTCCGTGGTTTATGTATCAATGTTGTCAAACAATTTCCTAGTCTTGAATCGTAATTTTAGACAATGATTACAAGCAAGCAAAATCTCAATTTTTTTGATGTGCTTGCTCCTATGGTTtgtgcagggagaaaaaaaattgagaaaagatTCTTCTGGTAATATGCATATTGATAAGAAATAATCAGCGAATTGCAAATGTTACTCTTATCCTTGTTTTCCCCTCATAGTTACCTATTATAGTAAGCAATGTAACATCTGTAATACTGGAAATGGTGGTGGGATGGTGGTGGTAAGGtaaaagcttatttaaaatTGGACTAAAAATGGGATAGGTTTATCCACTTTGcccattttttcctcccacaaGACCATTTGTCATTCCAGAGTTCCTCTTCTTAGAGGAAATGAAGCCACAATATGACAACTTGAAGATATTTTCTACAGCTGCAAATTCAACCATTGAATACATTGATCCGATCTAAAAGCCCATATATGTTATCTCAAGAAATGAAACATAACTTCATATAAAGACAACTTTATATTCCTACAGTCTTTTAGGATTTaacttttgaagaaaatgtatctttttttcccccagggaACAAGGATGGAAGGATATGCAGATCCTTCTACAGCTGCTCAAGACGCAATGGTAAATATAGTCAGATGTGAACTtctcaaacataaaaaaaaaaaagaacaaatacaaacaTTGAAAAGTAATTTAGGAATTACTTaaaatcttttgctttttttttcctttttctggtaTATTAGATTCTATGGGAAGCATGTCAGCAGAAAACAGGCGAACACAAAAACTTGCTGCAAATGATTCTCTGCAACAAGAGTTACCAGCAGTTGTGGATGGGTAATCCAGTGGTTCAACTGTTTGAACACAgattggaaaggaaaaatctgcCTTGCTAATAAAATCATGGTTTACATACCAAGAAGCTCAGTGTGCAGCAGGGTATTAGCCTGAAACCTAAGTGTGAACTGTTGGAGCTCTCAGACTCCCACTGATGTTAATGGGATTTTGGAAGTAATGCAAAACTGAACTTTGCGTGATGACTACTGGCAGCTGTAGATAGAACAGACAGACATCAGGATGCCTAATAACAGAGGGAAGAATGCACCATCAAAGAAAGGCATAGGCTATGGCTGCACTGAGTTTATACATGACACAACAGGATGAGGCAAATTTTTCTTAACTattctcttcatttttcctaAGTAACTCTTTGCTATGAGTGGAAACACCTTGGGAGAGGCAGTTGGAGTATTTTCAACAAATGTTTGTATGTGAAAACACATTGCTGTGTTGAAGCTTTTCCCCAGAAGTTTCAAAGACGTTTTTGATGGGACCACTTCAGGGTCCACATTCGCTCTCTCATAATGAACATACACACAGAAACATAATgggacatttttatttaaaatagataaTCAGACATAATTACAGATTGCAAGAAATTTATGTGAGATCATCCAGACCTTCCACTTTAGAAAAGAAACCTGTTGTATCTGTTTGGTAACAAGTTTATCACTGTGCAGCCAGCTGTATTTTTTATGCCGACTTCTAACAGTAGCTTAGAACTACTTTGCTGTCATGGATCAACAAATTCTTCTGTCATGACTTCTGTAAGGCTGGTGATGATAGGATTAACATAACGTAACACACCTGCTTATGCTCTACTCTCTGTCTGTAAGAGATTTGAGGGCTCTGTAATGTAGTCCTCCCTAAGTTCTGTAGTAAGCAGTGAGTTGAaaattttcctccttccctAAAGGAGTAAGCACGCCctgtatatttgtgtgtgtaagTCTGCATACCTGCACTATCCAGAGAGTGTCCATGTCTGGATACTAACATGTTACGCATGTCACACCATGGCTTCTTGTCACAATCTGTGAATCTCCGGCCAGTTTTAGCCAAGCTAAGCAAGGAAGTTGTCTTAATGACATGACATTCTTACATGTATTGTAAAGAGACGCTGCTAGATAGAGAATTTATTAAAGCTTCCAGTGAAACAGAGGCTTTGGCATGCATTCATGTTATACTGTATACTGGATAACCCAGAGAGAGAATGTCCTGGAAGCCAGGTTTCAGGCTACTCATTTAGATTGCCTTACCTGGAAGATAGAAACAtaatgaaacactgaaaataaacaggggaaaaaataaactcaaTATTTATAGTACTGgggggaagcaggaaaaaaaaaggcaagttgaTCATTATTAATGAACTAGAATAAAGCAAgatttcttcccccccccagttttcCAGGAGTTCCAAAATATCTCCGGGCAAGACATAGTAGATGCCATTAACGAATGTTATGATGGATACTTTCAAGAATTACTGGTTGCAATAggtaatgtaaaaatatttattttatactaGCAGTAATCTCATAATAAATATCTAGTATGGTATCTCTGATGCATCAAGAATATTAttcttctgatatttttatCCACTTTACTCTCCTATATTGTGTAATTAAATTTTCAGAGataattagaaaataatatttgaacTACTTTTCCATGTCTGTGTAAAactaaaaatgtatatatgcaGCATTAGATTCTGACTGAGCAGAACTAGTATCTGTTCTTTATTTGATAACAAATTTTGTGTGATCACTGATAACTGCATTACCAACTGATTCTACACATATTAAATAATTGACAAAGTTTTCAGGACTTCAGTGGTATATAAACAAGTTCCAAGCTTTATGtgcctttgttttccatttataGAATAAGGATAATAATATTTCTACAAAGATGTCATGTAAGCATATTCACTGATATTTAATAAGGCCTTCGATGCAACAGTAATGAGTACCCACCCAAAATAAGTGCCAGACTTTTTAAATTGTGAATATAGTTATGGTTGTGAAAACTGGTAGCTTAGTTTTAAGCTGAGTCATGGACAGCACTACCCAGCTTTGTATTTCAAGGAGCCTAAAgccaacagaaattattttataataatcTTAGGTTTACTTGTTGCAACTCTTCTCTCCTAGTTCTCTGTGTTCGTGACAAGCCTTCCTATTTTGCTTACAGGCTTTATAATGCAATTCACGtaagtagtctttttttttcacataccATAAAAAGTAGcttcctatttttttgtttgcttgattATTCTTAAACAAGTACTTACAAATCAGTCAGTTCAATCTTTAAGGTGTGATtgtgtgttttaaaactgttgGTATCTACAGAACTTTCAAAGCAGTAGTGCCTAAGCAACAGTTAGGATTTAACGGTAACAGTAAAAGGTTAAATATATagattccttaaaaaaaatctgtctggtgtcaatttttttttttttttaatttaaaccctttttttcctatggatTGTATCTCCCCCTGCTGTGCAGAACTCAATGTGCACTTTTCATACTACGTAATTTTTGTCTCTAGAGATTCAGTAAGTATcactaaaaattaaatcatGAATTACTGTTACATAAAAACAAATGGTCATGTTTTCTTGTGGGGCTCAATGTATATACGTAGATTCTTTTATCTTTGTGTGTAAGTGCTAACATACTAAAACAAATGAGTGCCAAGAAGAAATGCAGGTACATGCAAAGAAACATCTACAAATTCTTCTTACTAGAGGTCgctgaagacattttcttttggttttcattcATCAGTGAAAATAATGATGCGTTatgttatataaaaaataaagcgCAGTCTTTTAAGCCTAATCTTTTAAGTGTAATCTTTAGAAGATGGTCATAAAAGCCAGCCATGGGTAAAATGTGAAATATCATCTGAGAGCAGGAATGGCAAAGATAGAATTCAAGCCAGAACCATTGAACAGAACTTTTCAGCAACACTTCAGCAGTGTCCCAGTATCCTCTTCCAGATGCTGCCACTACTGCTGTCCCCTGTTTCAGATAAACCAGCAACAGTGGCAGCAAAGAACCAAGGAAAATCCTGGGGGCTGAGAGAAAGAGGCAGTATTTTGTCTGAATGATCAAAAGAGGATTCTGGCACGTGACGTGAAAAAGGTTTGCCAAAAGTACCAGGAAATACCAGCTATCAGGAAAAGGGATGTTTCTCAAAGGCCCTGTATCAAGACCGCTTTTCAAGTTAAAacctcatttttaattttaggaaATATCACATAGatagttttcttctttattataTTCAGATGATGTATCTGATGCAGGAAAAAGTTTTTAATGATTAAGAATAAAcgtttgcattttgttttaattaatattttactcTGTTTTATCTAAGTGTTTTAATGAACACAGATAATTctcaaaagaaatgcaaaaatttaaaatagtgtCTGTTTTTGCAGGGAAGTTATGTCCAGATTATACCAAAAGCTTTTTATATGTCCATTTATAATACAGTATAATAAAACCCACCCAGGATTCTAATGCT
The Haliaeetus albicilla chromosome 1, bHalAlb1.1, whole genome shotgun sequence DNA segment above includes these coding regions:
- the ANXA10 gene encoding annexin A10, which encodes MNKLQKDICLLIQGTIFPAPNFNPITDAQMLGGALQGISCEKDVLIDILTQRCNSQRLMIAEAYRDMYGRDLITDLKENLSHHFREVMVGLMYPPASYDAHELWHALKGVDTEENCLIDILASRTNMEIFQMKEAYLMQYNNDLQQDIDSETSGHFRDTLMNLAQGTRMEGYADPSTAAQDAMILWEACQQKTGEHKNLLQMILCNKSYQQLWMVFQEFQNISGQDIVDAINECYDGYFQELLVAIVLCVRDKPSYFAYRLYNAIHDLGFHNKTVIRILIARSEIDLMNIRQRYKERYGKSLFHDIKHFASGHYESALLAICAGDAEDY